A DNA window from Pseudomonas tohonis contains the following coding sequences:
- a CDS encoding ABC transporter permease → MSALLARLGRGLLGGYSLAFFAFLYLPIALIVAYSFNANPVNMMIWSGASLDWYRTLFGFSSALNENALYVESTDQLVAALRTSLIVALSTTLIATLVGTLTALALARYRFRLQGFYRVLLFLPMLMPDIVLGIALLIFFVGSGIPLGKTSIIIGHCTFLISYVFLIVSARLAGMDTRLEEASADLGASPWTTFRRITLPQILPGVLGGALLAFIISMDDLVITYFISGVDATTLPVFIYGMIRRGIKPEINAIATLLLIASLLIASLGLYLRNRKPATSPAENAHG, encoded by the coding sequence ATGAGCGCCCTCCTCGCCCGCCTCGGACGCGGCCTGCTCGGCGGCTACAGCCTGGCCTTCTTCGCCTTCCTGTACCTGCCCATCGCACTGATCGTCGCCTACTCGTTCAACGCCAACCCGGTGAACATGATGATCTGGAGCGGCGCCAGCCTGGACTGGTACCGCACCCTGTTCGGCTTCTCCAGCGCGCTGAACGAGAACGCGCTCTACGTGGAGTCCACCGACCAGCTGGTGGCCGCCCTGCGCACCAGCCTCATCGTGGCCCTGAGCACCACGCTGATCGCCACCCTGGTCGGCACCCTGACCGCCCTGGCGCTGGCGCGCTACCGCTTCCGCCTGCAGGGCTTCTACCGGGTGCTGCTGTTCCTGCCGATGCTGATGCCGGACATCGTCCTCGGCATCGCCCTGCTGATCTTCTTCGTCGGCAGCGGCATCCCCCTGGGCAAGACGTCGATCATCATCGGCCACTGCACCTTCCTCATCAGCTACGTGTTCCTCATCGTCAGCGCCCGCCTGGCGGGGATGGACACGCGCCTGGAGGAAGCCTCGGCGGACCTCGGCGCCTCGCCCTGGACCACCTTCCGCCGCATCACCCTGCCGCAGATCCTTCCCGGCGTGCTCGGCGGCGCCCTGCTGGCCTTCATCATCTCGATGGACGACCTGGTGATCACCTACTTCATCTCCGGGGTCGATGCCACCACGCTGCCGGTGTTCATCTACGGGATGATCCGTCGCGGCATCAAGCCCGAGATCAATGCCATCGCCACCCTGCTGCTGATCGCCTCGCTGCTCATCGCCTCCCTCGGGCTCTACCTGCGCAACCGCAAGCCCGCCACGTCCCCTGCCGAGAATGCCCATGGCTAA
- a CDS encoding ABC transporter permease, translating into MTALSLAARARLRLVALLGPATLVIVGFFLVPMAIMALYSLLEPGLYGGVEWSFYPDNFGRILGWADGSNEEFDIVYLEILLRSFKLAAITVVLTLAVCYPAAFWVARQPERRRNFFLFLITLPFFTSLIVRLYAWVLILRPTGFLNLALQALGLADRPLNLIYSETAVLIGMTYIFIPFMFMPIYASVEKLDRKLLEASADLGASRWQSFWRIVFPLTLPGIAAGSIIVFIPSLGNFIVPSLLGGARVVMIGNLVEQQFLAARNWPFGAALAMLIMAAMLVFLLLYVRWQSRSQSREGVA; encoded by the coding sequence ATGACCGCGCTTTCCCTCGCCGCCCGTGCGCGCCTGCGCCTGGTGGCCCTGCTCGGCCCGGCGACCCTGGTGATCGTCGGCTTCTTCCTCGTGCCCATGGCCATCATGGCGCTCTACAGCCTGCTCGAACCGGGCCTGTACGGCGGCGTGGAGTGGTCCTTCTACCCGGACAACTTCGGCCGCATCCTCGGCTGGGCCGACGGCAGCAACGAAGAGTTCGACATCGTCTACCTGGAGATCCTGCTGCGCTCGTTCAAGCTGGCGGCGATCACCGTGGTGCTGACGCTCGCGGTCTGCTACCCGGCGGCCTTCTGGGTGGCGCGGCAGCCGGAGCGGCGGCGCAACTTCTTCCTGTTCCTGATCACCCTGCCGTTCTTCACCAGCCTGATCGTGCGGCTCTACGCCTGGGTGCTGATCCTGCGGCCCACCGGTTTCCTCAACCTGGCCCTGCAGGCCCTGGGCCTGGCCGACCGGCCGCTGAACCTGATCTACAGCGAAACCGCCGTGCTGATCGGCATGACCTACATCTTCATCCCCTTCATGTTCATGCCCATCTACGCCAGCGTGGAGAAGCTCGACCGCAAGCTGCTGGAAGCCTCCGCCGACCTCGGCGCCAGCCGCTGGCAGAGCTTCTGGCGCATCGTCTTCCCGCTGACCCTGCCGGGCATCGCCGCCGGCTCGATCATCGTCTTCATCCCAAGCCTGGGTAACTTCATCGTGCCCTCGCTGCTGGGCGGCGCACGGGTGGTGATGATCGGCAACCTGGTCGAGCAGCAGTTCCTCGCCGCGCGCAACTGGCCCTTCGGCGCCGCCCTGGCGATGCTGATCATGGCCGCGATGCTGGTGTTCCTGCTGCTCTACGTGCGCTGGCAGTCGCGTTCGCAATCCAGGGAGGGCGTGGCATGA
- a CDS encoding polyamine ABC transporter substrate-binding protein, which produces MPAHPLLHPLRRLAAPLLATTLAFTVGAAQAAEELHLYNWGDYINPEVLKRFTDETGIKVSLDTYGSNEEMLAKLQAGATGYDIVFPSVHMHDTLSALGLLEKTDIGASPAFANIDPAFLRAKSDPRGEQCLPYAWGTVGIFYNKTKVDRPLESWADFFALAESGNKVILLDDMRETLGVGLIVNGKSVNTTDAADLKVSEQWLLERKPLVSAFTYDSVPMVQSGDVAAAHYFVGAMMYVKQDPQNLAYVIPKEGATMYQEDMCVLRSAPNKANAKRFMEFFLTPEIAALNTRQQMNGTPNREALKLLPAELRDNPQVNPPADVMAKLQIFNDLGKDLKKYDRAWTRVRTAN; this is translated from the coding sequence ATGCCCGCTCACCCCCTGCTGCATCCTTTGCGCCGCCTCGCCGCGCCGCTGCTCGCCACCACCCTGGCCTTCACCGTCGGCGCCGCACAGGCCGCCGAGGAGCTGCACCTGTACAACTGGGGCGACTACATCAACCCCGAGGTGCTCAAGCGCTTCACCGACGAGACCGGCATCAAGGTGTCACTGGACACCTACGGCAGCAACGAGGAAATGCTCGCCAAGCTCCAGGCCGGTGCCACCGGCTACGACATCGTGTTCCCCTCCGTGCACATGCACGACACCCTGTCCGCCCTGGGCCTGCTGGAGAAGACCGACATCGGCGCCAGCCCGGCCTTCGCCAACATCGACCCGGCCTTCCTCCGCGCCAAGTCCGACCCCAGGGGCGAGCAGTGCCTGCCCTACGCCTGGGGCACCGTCGGCATCTTCTACAACAAGACCAAGGTGGACCGCCCCCTCGAATCCTGGGCGGATTTCTTCGCCCTGGCCGAATCCGGCAATAAGGTCATCCTGCTCGACGACATGCGCGAGACCCTGGGCGTCGGCCTGATCGTCAACGGCAAGTCGGTCAACACCACCGATGCCGCCGACCTCAAGGTCTCCGAGCAGTGGCTGCTGGAGCGCAAGCCGCTGGTCTCGGCCTTCACCTACGACAGCGTGCCCATGGTGCAGTCGGGCGACGTGGCCGCCGCACACTACTTCGTCGGCGCCATGATGTACGTGAAGCAGGACCCGCAGAACCTCGCCTACGTCATCCCCAAGGAAGGCGCGACGATGTACCAGGAAGACATGTGCGTGCTCAGGAGCGCGCCGAACAAGGCCAACGCCAAGCGCTTCATGGAGTTCTTCCTCACCCCCGAGATCGCCGCCCTCAACACCCGGCAGCAGATGAACGGCACGCCCAACCGCGAGGCGCTCAAGCTGCTGCCCGCCGAGCTGCGCGACAACCCGCAGGTCAACCCGCCGGCCGATGTCATGGCCAAGCTGCAGATCTTCAACGACCTGGGCAAGGACCTGAAGAAGTACGACCGCGCCTGGACCCGCGTGCGCACCGCCAACTGA
- a CDS encoding IS110 family transposase, whose product MPSVIGIDIAKHTFDLATLQPNGKYRTKAKLANDKAGFAVLRDWLNKHSEPGAWVVMEATGIHHEALAEWLLEQGYRVCVLNPAQIAHYARSQLQRVKTDKVDAKLIAEYGERHQDSLRPWQPEPRAVRRLKALVRRLEDLREIEQMERNRLEVADASVQASIQSVLEHIGQEIEETLKAIDDHIDNDPDLRGKRDLLTSIDGIADKTAALLLAELGDPLRFANSRAVTAFAGLNPRLQESGNHRGQTRISKTGSSRLRAGLFMPAISALTYNEAVRALSERLRAKGKTGKQIVCAAMRKLLSIAYGVLKSGRPFDAKLALAH is encoded by the coding sequence ATGCCCAGCGTCATCGGCATCGACATCGCCAAACACACCTTTGACCTCGCCACCCTGCAACCCAACGGCAAGTACCGCACCAAGGCCAAGCTGGCCAACGACAAAGCGGGCTTCGCCGTCTTGCGCGACTGGCTGAACAAACACAGCGAACCCGGAGCCTGGGTCGTGATGGAGGCCACCGGCATCCACCATGAAGCCCTGGCCGAATGGCTGTTGGAGCAAGGCTATCGGGTCTGTGTCCTCAACCCGGCACAAATCGCCCACTACGCCCGTAGTCAGTTGCAGCGGGTGAAGACCGACAAGGTCGACGCCAAGCTGATCGCCGAATACGGCGAGCGCCATCAGGACAGTCTGCGTCCCTGGCAACCCGAGCCCCGTGCCGTGCGGCGTTTGAAAGCCCTGGTACGGCGCCTGGAGGACCTGCGCGAAATCGAGCAGATGGAGCGCAACCGCCTGGAAGTGGCCGATGCCAGCGTCCAGGCCTCGATCCAGTCGGTGCTGGAACATATCGGTCAGGAGATCGAAGAGACCCTCAAGGCGATCGACGACCACATCGACAACGACCCGGATCTGCGCGGCAAGCGCGACCTGCTGACCAGCATTGACGGGATCGCCGACAAGACCGCCGCCCTGCTCCTGGCGGAGCTGGGCGACCCACTGCGCTTTGCCAACAGCCGCGCCGTCACTGCCTTTGCCGGGCTCAATCCGCGGCTGCAGGAGTCCGGGAACCACCGGGGACAGACACGTATCTCCAAGACGGGCTCATCGCGCCTGCGGGCCGGCTTGTTCATGCCCGCGATCAGTGCCCTGACGTACAACGAGGCTGTCAGGGCCCTGAGCGAACGATTGAGGGCGAAGGGCAAGACCGGCAAGCAGATCGTCTGCGCCGCCATGCGCAAGCTGCTGAGCATCGCCTACGGCGTCTTGAAATCAGGCCGGCCATTTGACGCAAAACTGGCCCTTGCTCACTAG
- a CDS encoding P1 family peptidase produces MAKPRARELGLAVPGRPGPNNAITDVPGVRVGYRTLDAVAANGKRIKTGVTAILPRGLEREPQPVWAGFHALNGNGEMTGTHWIEHGGYFVGPVCITNSHSVGIVHHAATRWTIDHYAQAWDASHLWAMPVVAETYDGVINDINGQHVTEADALAALADARDGAIAEGNVGGGNGMICYGFKGGTGTASRVLEIDGQAYTLGALVQANHGQRDWLKVLGVPVGKALGEQPGGLDRERGSIIVILATDAPLLPHQLRRLAQRAGLGIGLGGTPGGNNSGDIFLAFSVANPRPLPQLTPGGRFSLECLNDEHIDALYLAAVESTDEAILNAMLAAEEAVMQKPAGVCPALDGERLKALLKEAGRVTA; encoded by the coding sequence ATGGCTAAACCACGCGCCCGTGAACTCGGGCTGGCCGTCCCCGGCCGGCCCGGCCCCAACAACGCCATCACCGACGTGCCCGGCGTGCGCGTCGGCTACCGCACCCTCGATGCCGTCGCCGCCAACGGCAAGCGCATCAAGACCGGCGTCACCGCCATCCTCCCCCGGGGCCTGGAGCGCGAGCCGCAGCCGGTGTGGGCGGGCTTCCACGCCCTCAACGGCAACGGCGAGATGACCGGCACCCACTGGATCGAGCACGGCGGCTACTTCGTCGGCCCGGTGTGCATCACCAACTCCCACAGCGTCGGCATCGTCCACCACGCCGCCACGCGCTGGACCATCGACCACTACGCGCAGGCCTGGGATGCCAGCCACCTGTGGGCGATGCCGGTGGTGGCCGAGACCTACGACGGGGTGATCAACGACATCAACGGCCAGCACGTCACCGAGGCCGACGCCCTGGCGGCGCTGGCGGACGCCCGCGACGGCGCCATCGCCGAAGGCAACGTCGGCGGCGGCAACGGCATGATCTGCTACGGCTTCAAGGGCGGCACCGGCACCGCCTCGCGGGTGCTGGAGATCGACGGCCAGGCCTACACCCTGGGCGCCCTGGTGCAGGCCAACCATGGCCAGCGCGACTGGCTCAAGGTGCTCGGCGTACCGGTGGGCAAGGCCCTGGGCGAGCAACCCGGCGGGCTCGACCGCGAGCGCGGCTCGATCATCGTCATCCTCGCCACCGACGCCCCGCTGCTGCCCCACCAGCTGCGCCGCCTGGCCCAGCGCGCCGGCCTCGGCATCGGCCTGGGCGGCACGCCGGGGGGCAACAACTCGGGGGACATCTTCCTCGCCTTCAGCGTGGCCAACCCGCGCCCCCTGCCGCAGCTCACCCCGGGCGGGCGCTTCAGCCTGGAGTGCCTGAACGACGAACACATCGACGCCCTCTACCTGGCGGCGGTGGAAAGCACCGACGAGGCCATCCTCAACGCCATGCTCGCCGCCGAGGAGGCCGTGATGCAGAAGCCGGCCGGCGTGTGCCCGGCCCTGGATGGCGAACGCTTGAAGGCATTGTTGAAGGAAGCGGGGCGGGTCACGGCGTAA
- a CDS encoding MurR/RpiR family transcriptional regulator codes for MLDSKVEQIEGKLTPNERTLWAYIQANLETIAFENGASLAEKSGVSPNTVSRFLRRLGYKGLKSLKEELRDDIRVQSLLNTTLIERVEKQPDDLLDHLNEEIDALVSFGNQLNSQHWQDIVTRVAEAERVFVCGFQTIRGLAEDFASRLSLVRSGVEFLDLYRGVLGQWVDSRDERCCVVLIDIAPYADVGIAFANTLKEDTDLVVFTDEYGIARHISTPWIVTMKTKTGLILESTGGLTSALNVLLHCVASRRKGELKDRLAAYRARVESLKLYRS; via the coding sequence ATGCTGGACAGCAAAGTGGAGCAGATCGAAGGCAAGCTCACGCCGAACGAACGCACCCTGTGGGCCTATATCCAGGCCAACCTGGAGACCATCGCCTTCGAGAACGGCGCCAGCCTGGCGGAGAAGAGCGGGGTCAGCCCCAACACCGTCAGCCGCTTCCTGCGGCGCCTCGGCTACAAGGGGCTGAAGAGCCTGAAGGAGGAACTGCGCGACGACATCCGCGTGCAGTCGCTGCTCAATACCACCCTGATCGAGCGGGTGGAGAAGCAGCCCGATGACCTGCTCGATCACCTCAACGAAGAGATCGACGCCCTCGTCAGCTTCGGCAACCAGCTCAACAGCCAGCACTGGCAGGACATCGTCACGCGCGTCGCCGAGGCCGAGCGTGTGTTCGTCTGCGGCTTCCAGACCATCCGCGGCCTGGCCGAGGACTTCGCCAGCCGCCTGTCGCTGGTGCGCTCGGGGGTGGAGTTCCTCGACCTCTACCGGGGCGTGCTCGGCCAGTGGGTGGACAGCCGCGACGAGCGCTGCTGCGTGGTGCTGATCGACATCGCCCCCTACGCCGATGTCGGCATCGCCTTCGCCAACACCCTCAAGGAGGACACGGACCTCGTGGTGTTCACCGACGAGTACGGCATCGCCCGGCACATCTCCACGCCCTGGATCGTCACCATGAAGACCAAGACCGGGCTCATCCTCGAATCCACCGGCGGCCTCACCAGCGCCCTCAACGTGCTGCTGCACTGCGTCGCCTCCAGGCGCAAGGGCGAACTCAAGGACCGCCTCGCCGCCTACCGGGCGCGGGTCGAGAGCCTGAAGCTGTATCGGAGCTGA
- a CDS encoding LysR substrate-binding domain-containing protein yields MANYTLRQLKYFVTTVECGSVAEASRKLYIAQPSISTAIKGLEESFGVQLFIRHHAQGVSLTPSGSRFYRKAQDLLRMAWEFEQNALAVNDVVAGQIDIGCFETVAPLYLPGLIAGFRERYPGVEIRIGDGEQQELVQGLTAGRFDLAILYQHELDATIETDPLMPPQRPYALLPENHRFARQSQVSLRDLVLEPMILLDVQPSRTYFVSLFEELGLSPNIGFSSPSIEMVRGMVGQGFGFSVLVTRPHSECTYDGKKVVMVDIAEPVTGSGLVAAWLKRAQLTKPAQLFVDYCKEHLPGGSAPVTSPD; encoded by the coding sequence GTGGCGAACTACACCCTGCGACAACTCAAGTACTTCGTGACGACCGTGGAGTGCGGCAGCGTGGCCGAGGCGTCGCGCAAGCTGTACATCGCGCAGCCGTCCATCTCCACTGCCATCAAGGGGCTGGAGGAAAGCTTCGGCGTGCAGTTGTTCATCCGCCACCACGCCCAGGGCGTGTCGCTCACCCCCAGCGGCTCGCGCTTCTACCGCAAGGCCCAGGACCTGCTGCGCATGGCCTGGGAATTCGAGCAGAACGCCCTGGCGGTGAACGACGTGGTGGCCGGGCAGATCGACATCGGCTGCTTCGAGACCGTGGCGCCGCTCTACCTGCCGGGGCTGATCGCGGGCTTTCGCGAGCGCTACCCGGGGGTGGAGATCCGCATCGGCGATGGCGAGCAGCAGGAGCTGGTGCAGGGCCTGACCGCCGGGCGCTTCGACCTGGCGATCCTCTACCAGCACGAGCTCGACGCCACCATCGAGACCGACCCGCTGATGCCGCCGCAGCGGCCCTACGCGCTGCTGCCGGAGAACCACCGCTTCGCCCGCCAGTCCCAGGTGTCGCTGCGCGACCTGGTGCTGGAACCGATGATCCTGCTCGACGTGCAGCCGAGCCGGACCTACTTCGTCAGCCTGTTCGAGGAGCTCGGCCTGAGCCCCAACATCGGCTTCAGCTCGCCCTCCATCGAGATGGTGCGCGGCATGGTGGGGCAGGGCTTCGGCTTCTCGGTGCTGGTCACCCGGCCGCACTCCGAGTGCACCTACGACGGCAAGAAGGTGGTGATGGTGGACATCGCCGAGCCCGTCACCGGCTCCGGCCTGGTGGCCGCGTGGCTCAAGCGTGCGCAGCTGACCAAGCCGGCGCAGCTGTTCGTCGACTACTGCAAGGAGCACCTACCCGGCGGCAGCGCGCCGGTGACATCCCCGGATTGA
- a CDS encoding ABC transporter ATP-binding protein: MTCIVNSAPVVQITAAVKHYRAPEGHAVRALDGVDLCVGGNEFVTLLGPSGCGKTTLLRVISGFEGLDGGELRIQGQLMNDVPAHLRPVHTVFQSYALFPHLSVGDNVGYALDIRGVAKAQRNRQVAEALELVGMAGLEKRKPGQLSGGQQQRIALARAIVNKPALLLLDEPLSALDRQLRQSMQRELKNLQSELGIAFVFVTHDQEEALTMSDRIVVLNGGHVQQLGSPEDIYDRPANAFVAGFIGESNLFDGRVTRHHGDAVEFLTAQGDTLRLRRTDLVPGQKLQAMLRPEQFHLACPGDPVRHAFIEGRVLQQVFIGKDFELSVRTLHGSPVKAVLRAPSRELMSTLEAGARVQLWYATDAPHLLLAQEARP; the protein is encoded by the coding sequence ATGACCTGCATCGTCAACAGTGCACCGGTGGTCCAGATCACCGCTGCGGTGAAGCACTACCGTGCCCCGGAAGGCCACGCCGTCCGCGCCCTCGATGGCGTCGACCTGTGCGTCGGCGGCAACGAGTTCGTCACCCTGCTCGGCCCCTCCGGCTGCGGCAAGACCACCCTGCTACGGGTGATCAGCGGCTTCGAAGGCCTCGACGGCGGCGAGCTGCGCATCCAGGGCCAGCTGATGAACGACGTACCCGCGCACCTGCGCCCGGTGCATACCGTGTTCCAGAGCTACGCCCTGTTCCCCCACCTCAGCGTCGGCGACAACGTCGGCTACGCGCTGGACATCCGTGGCGTGGCCAAGGCCCAGCGCAACCGCCAGGTGGCCGAGGCCCTCGAACTGGTGGGCATGGCGGGGCTGGAGAAACGCAAGCCCGGCCAGCTCTCCGGTGGCCAGCAGCAACGCATCGCCCTGGCCCGCGCCATCGTCAACAAGCCCGCCCTGCTGCTGCTCGACGAGCCGCTCTCGGCCCTCGACCGCCAGTTGCGCCAGAGCATGCAGCGCGAGCTGAAGAACCTGCAGAGCGAGCTGGGCATCGCCTTCGTCTTCGTCACCCACGACCAGGAAGAAGCGCTGACCATGTCCGACCGCATCGTCGTGCTCAATGGCGGCCACGTGCAGCAGCTGGGCAGCCCGGAAGACATCTACGACCGCCCGGCCAACGCCTTCGTCGCCGGCTTCATCGGCGAGAGCAACCTGTTCGACGGCCGCGTCACCCGCCACCACGGTGACGCCGTGGAGTTCCTCACCGCCCAGGGCGACACCCTGCGCCTGCGTCGCACCGACCTGGTGCCGGGGCAGAAGCTCCAGGCCATGCTGCGTCCCGAGCAGTTCCACCTCGCCTGCCCGGGCGACCCGGTCCGCCACGCCTTCATCGAGGGCCGCGTGCTGCAGCAGGTGTTCATCGGCAAGGACTTCGAGCTGAGCGTGCGCACCCTGCACGGCAGCCCGGTGAAGGCGGTACTGCGCGCCCCCTCGCGGGAGCTGATGAGCACGCTCGAGGCCGGCGCGCGGGTGCAGCTGTGGTACGCCACCGATGCCCCGCACCTGCTGCTGGCGCAGGAGGCGCGGCCATGA
- a CDS encoding flavin-containing monooxygenase codes for MTVETIEIDTLVVGAGQAGVAMSEHLGKLGVPHLVLERSRIAEAWRSGRWDSLVANGPAWHDRFPGMEFDVGPDEFPGKEQVADYFVAYARQINAPIRTGVEVKKVVRNPDRPGFTVETSIGVIQANRVVSATGPFQRPVIPAIAPTQGALHQIHSAAYYNPQQLPAGAVLVVGGGSSGVQIADELMRAGRKVYLSVGAHDRPPRSYRNRDFCWWLGVLGLWDAEAAQPGREHVTIAVSGARGGHTVDFRDLASQGITLVGLTKSFENGVAKFNDDLAENIARGDENYLSLLDAADAYIARNGLDLPEEPEARRKRPDPECITHPLLELDLAAAGVTSIIWATGYSVDFSWLQVNAFDDQGKPRHQRGVSSEPGVYFVGLPWLSRRGSTFIWGVWHDAKHIADHIATQRKYLAYRDASQRQQEGGLNGSPRAPQADSPAQKASIMGVS; via the coding sequence ATGACCGTTGAAACCATAGAAATCGATACGCTCGTCGTTGGCGCGGGACAGGCCGGCGTGGCCATGAGCGAACACCTGGGCAAGCTCGGCGTGCCGCACCTGGTGCTGGAGCGCAGCCGTATCGCCGAAGCCTGGCGCAGCGGGCGCTGGGATTCGCTGGTGGCCAACGGCCCGGCCTGGCACGACCGCTTCCCGGGCATGGAATTCGACGTCGGCCCGGATGAGTTCCCCGGCAAGGAGCAGGTGGCGGACTACTTCGTCGCCTACGCCCGGCAGATCAACGCACCGATCCGCACCGGCGTCGAGGTGAAGAAGGTGGTGCGCAACCCCGACCGCCCGGGCTTCACCGTCGAGACCTCCATCGGCGTGATCCAGGCCAACCGCGTGGTCTCCGCCACCGGCCCCTTCCAGCGGCCGGTGATCCCGGCCATCGCCCCGACGCAGGGCGCGCTCCACCAGATCCACTCCGCCGCCTACTACAACCCGCAGCAATTGCCCGCAGGCGCCGTGCTGGTGGTCGGGGGCGGCTCCTCCGGCGTACAGATCGCCGACGAGCTGATGCGGGCCGGGCGCAAGGTCTACCTCTCGGTGGGCGCCCACGACCGTCCGCCGCGCAGCTACCGCAACCGCGACTTCTGCTGGTGGCTGGGCGTACTCGGCCTGTGGGACGCGGAAGCCGCGCAACCGGGCCGCGAGCACGTCACCATCGCCGTCAGCGGCGCCCGGGGCGGCCACACCGTGGACTTCCGCGACCTGGCCAGCCAGGGCATCACCCTGGTGGGGCTGACGAAATCCTTCGAGAACGGCGTGGCGAAATTCAATGACGACCTGGCCGAGAACATCGCCCGGGGCGACGAGAACTACCTGTCGCTGCTGGATGCCGCCGATGCCTACATCGCCCGCAACGGCCTCGACCTGCCGGAGGAGCCCGAGGCGCGCCGCAAGCGGCCGGACCCGGAATGCATCACCCATCCGCTGCTCGAGCTGGACCTGGCCGCCGCCGGCGTCACCTCGATCATCTGGGCCACCGGCTACTCCGTGGACTTCAGCTGGCTGCAGGTGAACGCCTTCGACGACCAGGGCAAGCCCCGCCACCAGCGCGGCGTCTCCAGCGAACCGGGCGTGTATTTCGTCGGGCTGCCCTGGCTGTCACGCCGTGGCTCCACCTTCATCTGGGGCGTGTGGCACGACGCCAAGCACATCGCCGACCACATCGCCACCCAACGCAAGTACCTCGCCTACCGCGACGCCTCGCAGCGCCAGCAGGAAGGCGGCCTGAACGGCAGCCCCAGGGCCCCGCAGGCCGATTCGCCCGCCCAGAAAGCCAGCATCATGGGAGTAAGTTGA